CGCCCGCGAAGCCATCGCGCACCCCGGTCGCAAGCGGCTACGCGCCGGTGCCCTCTCCTGGCACCGCGACCACCTGGCGGCGCTACTCAATGCCGGGCGAACGGGGCTCGTCTTCTCCGGTCTGGCGGTCTTCTGGCTGCTGACGCATTGGTCCAACGGCCAGGTGGCGATGCTCCTGGGCACCCTGTGCTCGACCTTCTTCGCCAGCCGCGACAACCCGGTCACCGTCTGCATGATGTTCTTCAAGGGCATGCTGGCGGCCCTGCCCAGTGCCTTCCTGTTCGGCCACGTGCTGCTGTCACAGGCCAACGGCTTCCCGATGCTGGCCATGCTGTTCTTCACGCCACTGTTTCTGGGCCTGCTGGGCGCCGCCAAGCCGCAGCTGATGGGCTACTGCCTGGCCTTCACCATCTTCAATATCCTGCTGGTCATGCCAGGCAACGGCATGGATTTCTCCTTCGACAGCTTCGTCAACCGCGCGCTGGGCGTGACCGTCGGCTTAAGCGTGGTGGTGATGGCGTTTCGTCTGATTCCAGGCCTCGGCGCCCCCATCAGGCGCCGTCGCCTGGTGCGGGCCATCGGCGCCGACCTGCGCAGCATCGCCACACCTGCGTTGCACGAGGCCGAGGCTGGCTTCAGCGGCCGCATGGCGGATCGCCTGCTGCAACTGGGCCAACACGACAACATGCTGCCCGAGGATCAGCGGCACCTGTTCATGATCGGCCTCAACGGCCTCGATCTCGGCCGTTCCTGCCTGCGTCTGCGACATCGCCTCGACGATGCCGCGCCACCCGTGCGCCAGGCCCTGCAGGAACTGCTCGCCGTCCTCGCCGCCGCCTTCGAGGAAAGCGCCCGCGGCCAGCCGCCCCGCGACATTCGCGAGGCGGGCCGGGCACTGGATGAGGCCATCGCCACCCATGGCGGCCTCTCCGGGGACCGGCATGTCCTGCTCGAAGGCCTGATCGAACGCCTGGCGATGACTCTTGAGCGCCAGGCCGAGGCAATGGCCGAGCGTCACCTCGCTTCGCTCCGGTGAGCGGGTTTTCGCCACCTTGCACATGACAACGCCCCGCTCATCACCAGAGCGGGGCGCTTTCTATGCTGGCCAAGAAACCTACAGCTAAGACGCCAGGCGTCTTGGGGCACACTTACTGACCGTAGGCGCCCTCGATGTCGACGATGCGCTTGGCGTTGCGACCGAGGCCGCCATGGGCATCCAGCATGCGCTCGACCCAGCCATAGACCGGATCGGCGTTCGAGACCAGATCCGCCGCCGACACCGTACGTGCCCACATGAAGTTGCCGAACAGCAGGTAGTCGGCGGCCCCCGGCGCCTCGCCGTCCAGGAAGTCGCTCTCCTCCAGGCGACCGCGCAGCGGCGCCAGCGCCTGGTCGAGCATGCTCAGGCCCTTGGCCGGCGAGTGCATCTCTTCGAGGGTGCGCCCGAAGCGCTTCTCCCGGGTGGTACGAAAGTACTCCCGGTCATCGGGATGAATGGCATTGAAGAGATCCATGACGATGGTGCGCATCATGCCAGGTGCCAACGAGCGCTCGGCATAGTGCTTGAAGAAGCGAGCCCGCGCTTCGGCTTCCGGGCTGCCCAGCAGCGGCGCATCGGGATAGATCCGATCCAGATAGCGCATGATCTCGAAGCTGTCGTTGACCACCTCGTCGCCGTCGACCAACACCGGCACCAGCCCTTGCCCCGAGAAGGCAATGGCCTCCTTCTCGTTGAAACGCCAAGGGCGGGTCTCCACGTCTAGCCCCTTGTGCGCCAGCGCATAGCGCACCCGCCAGCAGAAGGGGGAGAAACGCAGCCCCTCGTCGATCCCACACAGTTCATACAGCACTCGGCTCATGAGGTCTCCTCACCTGTTCAACACGCTATAAGACTCGCCCCAATATACGGCAGCCTTCTGCCAGCAGGGGCTCCACCAACACTAACAATGCCTGCACATCAGTAAGAGATGAATCTCAACCAGCCCCCCATGCCGCTCATGCAAGTGCATCAAAGCGATCGGGGCGTCTATCCAGTCTGATAGCACCCCAGCGGTTACATCGGGCGCCAAGCCAACCGCCTGGCGCTTTGGGTAGCTCCCTTATCCCACATCATGAGTCAAACCCTACTCGCTCTGCTCGCCTTCGTGATAACCCTGATGGTCGGCGGCTAGCCGATTCTGCCACTGGTCACTACCCGGTGCCCCACAATAAAGTGGAAAATATTTCCATTTCATCTTATCCATTGGTCATACCATCGTCCCAAGAGGCTTTACAGGCCTCCGTGGATTGCGCAGATTGAAGGCATAGCTCTTGCCGTGGCCCGAGGCCATGGCCCTGTTGAGGCACGCCCATGAACATCCTCTACGATGAACATCTCGACGGCGCGATCGCGCCCCACGACAAGGCCGACGTGCTCGCCGACCTGAACCGTGCCATCCCGGACATGACCCTCTTGCACCGCGAGGAAGACCTGCGTCCCTTCGAATGCGACGGTCTCTCGGCCTACCGGGTGCTGCCGATGCTGGTGGCGCTGCCCGAGACCCTCGATCAGGTCGAGACGCTGATGCGACGCTGCCATGCCTTGGGCGTGCCGGTGGTGACCCGCGGCGCCGGCACCGGGCTGTCCGGCGGCGCCCTGCCCCTCGAGCAAGGCGTGCTGCTGGTGATGTCCCGCTTCAAGCGCATCCTCGAGGTCGACGCCGAGGCGCGCGTTGCCCGGGTGCAGCCCGGCGTGCGCAACCTGGCGATCTCGGAGGCCGCGGCTCCTCATGGCCTCTATTACGCCCCGGACCCCTCCTCGCAGATTGCCTGCTCGATCGGGGGCAATGTCGCCGAGAACGCGGGCGGCGTGCACTGCCTGAAATACGGCCTGACCGTGCACAACGTGCTCAAGGTCGAGGTGATCACCATCGAGGGCGAGCGCATGACGCTGGGCGCCGAGGCCTTCGACGCGCCGGGCTTCGATCTGCTGGCGCTGTTCACCGGCAGCGAAGGCATGCTCGGGGTGATCACCGAGATCACCGTCAAGCTGCTGCCCAAGCCCGAGACCGCCAAGGTGTTGATGGCTAGCTTCGACGACGTCGAGAAGGCCGGCCGCGCGGTGGGCGAGATCATCGCCGCGGGGATCATCCCCGGCGGTCTGGAAATGATGGACAAGCTGGCCATCCGCGCCGCCGAGGACTTCGTACACGCCGGCTACCCGGTCGAGGCCGAAGCCATCCTGCTCTGCGAGCTCGATGGCGTGGAAGCCGACGTGGCCGACGACTGCGAGACGGTGCGCCGAGTGCTTGACGCCGCAGGCGCCACCGACATCCAGCAGGCTCGGGACGAGGCCGAACGCGCCCGCTTCTGGGCCGGGCGCAAGAACGCCTTCCCCGCCGTGGGTCGCATGTCGCCGGACTACTACTGCATGGACGGCACCATCCCGCGCCGCGAGCTGCCCGGCGTGCTCAAGGGCATCGCCCGGCTCTCCGAGGAGTCGGGCCTGCGCGTCGCCAACGTATTCCATGCCGGCGACGGCAACATGCATCCGCTGATTCTGTTCGATGCCAACCAGCCCGGCGAGCTGGAGCTGGCCGAGGAGGTCGGCGGCAAGATTCTCGAACTGTGCGTAGAGGCCGGCGGCAGCATCACCGGCGAGCACGGCGTGGGCCGCGAGAAGATCAACCAGATGTGCGCCCAGTTCCAGCCCGACGAGATCACCACCTTCCATGCCGTGAAGGCAGCCTTCGACGAGCAACGGCTACTCAACCCGGGCAAGAACATCCCGACCCTGCAGCGCTGCGCCGAGTTCGGCGCCATGCACGTGCACAACAACGAGCTGCCGCATCCCGAGCTGCCCCGGTTCTGATCGTAGAAGGATTCATCATGTCTGAGAAATACGCATCACTTAGCGATCAGGACGCAAGCGCCGAGCTTGGCGAGCAGATTCGCCAGGCCGACGCCGCAGGCTCACCGCTCAGAATCGTCGGCGGCGACACCCGGGGCTTCTATGGCCGGGCGGTGGAGGGCACCCCGCTGTCGCTGGCCGCCCACCGCGGCATCACGCATTACGACCCGGTCGAGCTCGTCGTCTCGGTGCGCGCCGGCACGCCGCTGAAAGACCTCGAGGCCGCGCTGGAGGCCGAGGGCCAGATGCTCGGCTGCGAGCCGCCTCGCTTCGGTGAGGCCGGCACCGTTGGCGGCATGATCGCCACCGGGCTCTCCGGCCCGCGCCGTCCCTGGGCCGGCGCGGTGCGCGACTTCGTGCTCGGCACCCGGGTGCTCGACCGCGCCGGCCGGGAGCTGCGCTTCGGCGGTGAGGTGATGAAGAACGTCGCCGGCTACGATCTTTCGCGGCTGATGGTCGGTGCCCAGGGCACCCTCGGTGTCGTCAGCGAGGTCTCGATGAAGGTGCTGCCCAGGCCCGCCGCCAGCGCCAGCCTGCGCCTTGACATGTCGCTTCAAAAGGCCCTGGACCGGCTCACCGAATGGGGCCGCCAGCCGCTGCCGATCACCGCCGCCGCCTACGCGGAGGGCGCCCTGCACCTGCGTCTGGAAGGCGGCGCCAGCTCGGTGGCCGCGACCCGCGAGCGCCTGGGCGGCGACGTGCTCGAGGAAGACTTCTGGTCTGAACTGCGCGACCTGCGCCTGCCCTTCTTCAGCGACAATGCACGACCGCTGTGGCGGCTCTCGCTGCCCAATCACACCCCGCCGCTACCGCTTGCCGGCGAGACACTCTTCGACTGGGCGGGCGCCCAGCGCTGGCTGAAGAGCGACGCCGATGCCGAGGAGATTCGCGCCGCCGCCAGCCGCGCCGGTGGCCATGCCACCTGCCTCGGCACTAGTGCAGGGCAGGGCGAAGGACAGGGCAAACGACAGGGCGTAGCCGAGCCCTTCACGCCCCTCGCCCCGGTCATCGCCAAGTACCATCATCGGCTCAAGGCCGAACTCGACCCGAACGGGATCTTCAACCCTGGCCGCCTCTACGGCGACTTCTGAGCCCGGCGATAGCCCGACAGGAAAGCTCGAAGGTAAAGCCCGAAGAAAGAGCCGAAGAGAGAGCCCGATGCAGACTCATTTCAGCCAAGACGATCTCAAGAAGCCGCATATCCGCGAGGCCGACCGGGTCCTGCGCAGCTGCGTTCACTGCGGCTTCTGCAATGCCACCTGCCCGACCTACCAGCTGCTCGGCGACGAGCGCGACGGCCCCCGCGGGCGCATCTACCTGATGAAGGAGCTGCTGGAGAGCCGCGATGACGACGATCAGGTCACCGAGGAAACCCGGCTGCACCTGGACCGCTGCCTGACCTGTCGCAACTGCGAGACCACCTGCCCCTCCGGCGTCGAGTACCACAAGCTGCTCGACATCGGCCGTGCCGAGATCGAGCGCCGGGTGCCCAGAAGCCTTGCGGAACGCACCCTGCGCTATGGCCTGCGCAAGGCACTGGTCGAACCTGCCCGCTTCAAGGCCCTGCTGGCCCTGGTCACCACATTCAAGCCGCTAGTGCCAGGCCGGCTCAAGAGCAAGATGCCGCCAGCCCCGGTGGATGCCGGGAAGCGCCCCGAGGGCCAGCGCCATGCTCGCCAGATGCTGATTCTCGAAGGCTGCGTGCAACCGGGCCTGTCACCCAACACCAATGCCGCCACGGCACGGGTACTGGACAAGCTCGGCATCGGCCTGACCCCGGCGCCCGAGGCCGGCTGCTGCGGCGCCATCGACTTCCACCTGAATGCCCAGGACGCCGGGCGTGAGCGCATGCGCGCCAATATCGACGCCTGGTGGCCGCACCTGGAAGCCGGCTGTGAAGCCATCGTTCAGACCGCCAGCGGCTGTGGCGCCATGGTCAAGGAATACGGCGAGGCGCTGGCCGATGACCCGGCCTATGCAGAAAAAGCCGCTCGCGTCAGCGCGATGGCCAAGGACCTCGGCGAGCTGCTGGCCAATGAAGACCTGGCTTCATTGGCCATTCAGGACAAGAAGCGGCTGGCCTTTCATTGCCCCTGTACCCTTCAGCACGCCCAGAAACTCGCCGGCAGCGTCGAGGGCGTGCTCAGCCGGCTGGGCTTCTCGCTCACGCCGGTTCAGGATAGCCACCTGTGCTGCGGCTCGGCGGGCACCTACTCGATCACCCAGCCGGAACTGGCCACCCAGCTGCGCGACAACAAGCTCGACGCCCTGGAGGCCGGCGATCCGGAGATGATCGTGACGGCCAACATCGGCTGCCAGACCCATCTCGCCGGCGCAGGACGCACTCCGGTTCGCCACTGGATCGAGATCGTCGACGAGGCACTGACGTGATCGTCGGCCAATCTCCCATACTGACAACGCTTACCCACGACATATCGAACACCCCCTAGGAGCCCCCCATGCAGACCAAATCCGTGCTGACCCTTTCTGACGCCAACACCATCCTCGACGCCGCCCAGAAGGAAGCGGAAGCCAACGGCTGGGCCGTGACCATCGCCGTCGCCGACGATGGCGGCCACCTGCTGGCCCTGCGTCGCCTCGATGGGGCCGCACCGATGACACCCTCGGTGGCCTCCGAGAAGGCCCGCAGCTCGGCCCTGGGCGGCAAGGAAACTCAGGCCTTCGAGGACATGATCAACAACGGCCGGACCGCCTTCCTGTCCGCCCCGCTGACCGCCACCCTTTCAGGGGGCGTGCCGGTGCTCCATGACGGCCGCATCGCCGGCACCGTGGGCGTCTCCGGCGTCAAGCCG
The genomic region above belongs to Halomonas sp. YLGW01 and contains:
- a CDS encoding FUSC family protein; translation: MTARSPWVDAYLTPSRSALTFAAKATLAMVLALYVALLFDLDRPYWALISAAFLQIRPMSGMVIEKGLCQIGGTLIGALAGIVIMALFAQARVPALITLTLWLMLCAYAGSLLRNNFSYGCIMAAVTAMLVVVIGHGQPGSVFDIAVARLSEIGLGAICATLVNALLWPTPVKAHLARQADSVVNHAFTHAAQRLDASDDTGKLQQSLTQSLEPLMTLEIDSQSARYEGPDGTGRVRATHLLTRRTLRFFATLGALHQLLKNQAGQIDPPLRRLAGESAQAFRDAADVRGVPAAREHLQALRHRAHACPEADLPPLQRRLLLGLREVLGSAMIMLDAREAIAHPGRKRLRAGALSWHRDHLAALLNAGRTGLVFSGLAVFWLLTHWSNGQVAMLLGTLCSTFFASRDNPVTVCMMFFKGMLAALPSAFLFGHVLLSQANGFPMLAMLFFTPLFLGLLGAAKPQLMGYCLAFTIFNILLVMPGNGMDFSFDSFVNRALGVTVGLSVVVMAFRLIPGLGAPIRRRRLVRAIGADLRSIATPALHEAEAGFSGRMADRLLQLGQHDNMLPEDQRHLFMIGLNGLDLGRSCLRLRHRLDDAAPPVRQALQELLAVLAAAFEESARGQPPRDIREAGRALDEAIATHGGLSGDRHVLLEGLIERLAMTLERQAEAMAERHLASLR
- a CDS encoding glutathione S-transferase family protein is translated as MSRVLYELCGIDEGLRFSPFCWRVRYALAHKGLDVETRPWRFNEKEAIAFSGQGLVPVLVDGDEVVNDSFEIMRYLDRIYPDAPLLGSPEAEARARFFKHYAERSLAPGMMRTIVMDLFNAIHPDDREYFRTTREKRFGRTLEEMHSPAKGLSMLDQALAPLRGRLEESDFLDGEAPGAADYLLFGNFMWARTVSAADLVSNADPVYGWVERMLDAHGGLGRNAKRIVDIEGAYGQ
- the glcD gene encoding glycolate oxidase subunit GlcD; protein product: MNILYDEHLDGAIAPHDKADVLADLNRAIPDMTLLHREEDLRPFECDGLSAYRVLPMLVALPETLDQVETLMRRCHALGVPVVTRGAGTGLSGGALPLEQGVLLVMSRFKRILEVDAEARVARVQPGVRNLAISEAAAPHGLYYAPDPSSQIACSIGGNVAENAGGVHCLKYGLTVHNVLKVEVITIEGERMTLGAEAFDAPGFDLLALFTGSEGMLGVITEITVKLLPKPETAKVLMASFDDVEKAGRAVGEIIAAGIIPGGLEMMDKLAIRAAEDFVHAGYPVEAEAILLCELDGVEADVADDCETVRRVLDAAGATDIQQARDEAERARFWAGRKNAFPAVGRMSPDYYCMDGTIPRRELPGVLKGIARLSEESGLRVANVFHAGDGNMHPLILFDANQPGELELAEEVGGKILELCVEAGGSITGEHGVGREKINQMCAQFQPDEITTFHAVKAAFDEQRLLNPGKNIPTLQRCAEFGAMHVHNNELPHPELPRF
- the glcE gene encoding glycolate oxidase subunit GlcE — protein: MSEKYASLSDQDASAELGEQIRQADAAGSPLRIVGGDTRGFYGRAVEGTPLSLAAHRGITHYDPVELVVSVRAGTPLKDLEAALEAEGQMLGCEPPRFGEAGTVGGMIATGLSGPRRPWAGAVRDFVLGTRVLDRAGRELRFGGEVMKNVAGYDLSRLMVGAQGTLGVVSEVSMKVLPRPAASASLRLDMSLQKALDRLTEWGRQPLPITAAAYAEGALHLRLEGGASSVAATRERLGGDVLEEDFWSELRDLRLPFFSDNARPLWRLSLPNHTPPLPLAGETLFDWAGAQRWLKSDADAEEIRAAASRAGGHATCLGTSAGQGEGQGKRQGVAEPFTPLAPVIAKYHHRLKAELDPNGIFNPGRLYGDF
- the glcF gene encoding glycolate oxidase subunit GlcF, whose amino-acid sequence is MQTHFSQDDLKKPHIREADRVLRSCVHCGFCNATCPTYQLLGDERDGPRGRIYLMKELLESRDDDDQVTEETRLHLDRCLTCRNCETTCPSGVEYHKLLDIGRAEIERRVPRSLAERTLRYGLRKALVEPARFKALLALVTTFKPLVPGRLKSKMPPAPVDAGKRPEGQRHARQMLILEGCVQPGLSPNTNAATARVLDKLGIGLTPAPEAGCCGAIDFHLNAQDAGRERMRANIDAWWPHLEAGCEAIVQTASGCGAMVKEYGEALADDPAYAEKAARVSAMAKDLGELLANEDLASLAIQDKKRLAFHCPCTLQHAQKLAGSVEGVLSRLGFSLTPVQDSHLCCGSAGTYSITQPELATQLRDNKLDALEAGDPEMIVTANIGCQTHLAGAGRTPVRHWIEIVDEALT
- a CDS encoding heme-binding protein, whose amino-acid sequence is MQTKSVLTLSDANTILDAAQKEAEANGWAVTIAVADDGGHLLALRRLDGAAPMTPSVASEKARSSALGGKETQAFEDMINNGRTAFLSAPLTATLSGGVPVLHDGRIAGTVGVSGVKPDQDVQIAKAGIAALG